The following coding sequences are from one Nymphaea colorata isolate Beijing-Zhang1983 unplaced genomic scaffold, ASM883128v2 scaffold0243, whole genome shotgun sequence window:
- the LOC116268372 gene encoding uncharacterized protein LOC116268372 translates to MDEQMLSIKHKVKRYLTEVAQYSRKDPNSLRHIENPTFGIFYKVHNYVVFTVIADKSYPLNWQAPSSTPSSRPSSTRKIKEKKREFEDPGSVKNVDRMKRELEAIHNIMKENMSMLEGRQEDLQQTS, encoded by the exons ATGGACGAGCAAATGCTCAGCATCAAGCACAAGGTCAAGCGCTACCTCACCGAGGTAGCCCAGTACAGCAGGAAAGACCCCAACTCACTCAGACACATCGAAAACCCCACCTTCGGCATCTTCTACAAGGTTCACAACTACGTCGTCTTCACCGTCATCGCAGACAAGTCCTACCCGCTCAACTGGCAGGCGCCTTCCTCGACTCCCTCATCACGCCCTTCTTCGACGAG GAAGatcaaggagaagaagagggagttTGAAGACCCTGGCTCAGTTAAGAATGTGGACCGCATGAAACGCGAGCTCGAGGCCATTCACAACATCATGAAGGAAAATATGAGCATGCTGGAGGGACGGCAGGAGGATCTACAGCAAACGTCTTAA